One genomic window of Polyangium aurulentum includes the following:
- a CDS encoding pyruvate dehydrogenase complex dihydrolipoamide acetyltransferase has translation MAKILDMPKLSPTMEEGQISVWHKKEGDSIGVDDLLAEVETDKATMEYRSFDKGTILKILTPEGSVVRLGQPVAILGAPGEDISALVAQASGGKAPAAAPKAAPAAEKAPEKAQQKAPEQKAPEPQKAPEQKAPEQKAPEQKAAAPAEPDGEAGRIKASPYVRKLAREQDVDLRGVTGSGPHGRIVARDLENLPAQAAQHAPAPQPSVTESVAPAPAAAPQPAGLAEPEVRPLSMMRKAIARRLTESKQTVPHFYLTIDVDADPLVALREQLNAELAAAAEPGKEAAKLSLNDLLVKACAIALRRVPECNAQFSPDAILVHKRVDISVAVAVAEGLVTPVVRDADKKSLVAISTEVRELAGRAKAKKLKPEEMANGTFSISNLGMFGIDEFSAVINPPEGAILAVGQVRREPVVKGDSVVPGRRMAMTLSCDHRVVDGAVGATFLKALRALLERPMQILVG, from the coding sequence ATGGCCAAGATTCTCGATATGCCGAAGCTGTCCCCCACGATGGAGGAGGGACAGATCAGCGTCTGGCACAAGAAGGAAGGGGATTCGATCGGGGTCGACGATCTGCTCGCCGAGGTCGAGACCGACAAGGCGACGATGGAGTACCGCTCCTTCGACAAGGGGACGATCCTCAAGATCCTCACCCCCGAAGGCAGCGTGGTGCGCCTCGGCCAGCCGGTCGCGATCCTCGGCGCCCCCGGCGAGGACATCAGCGCCCTCGTCGCCCAGGCGAGCGGAGGCAAGGCGCCCGCAGCCGCCCCGAAGGCAGCGCCTGCGGCCGAGAAAGCCCCCGAAAAGGCGCAGCAGAAGGCTCCCGAGCAGAAGGCTCCCGAGCCGCAGAAGGCTCCCGAGCAGAAGGCTCCCGAGCAGAAGGCTCCCGAGCAGAAGGCTGCCGCTCCCGCGGAGCCGGATGGCGAGGCTGGGCGCATCAAGGCCTCGCCCTACGTCCGCAAGCTGGCACGCGAGCAGGACGTCGATCTGCGCGGCGTGACGGGCTCCGGCCCCCACGGTCGCATCGTCGCGCGGGACCTCGAGAACCTGCCCGCGCAAGCGGCACAGCACGCGCCCGCGCCGCAGCCCTCCGTCACCGAGTCGGTCGCGCCTGCCCCCGCGGCCGCGCCGCAGCCCGCGGGCCTCGCCGAGCCCGAGGTTCGTCCGCTCAGCATGATGCGCAAGGCCATCGCGCGGCGGCTCACGGAGTCGAAGCAGACGGTCCCGCACTTCTACCTGACGATCGACGTCGACGCCGATCCGCTCGTCGCGCTGCGCGAGCAGCTCAACGCCGAGCTCGCAGCAGCGGCCGAGCCGGGCAAGGAAGCGGCGAAGCTGTCGTTGAACGATCTGCTCGTGAAGGCGTGCGCCATCGCCCTGCGCCGCGTGCCCGAGTGCAACGCGCAGTTCTCGCCGGACGCGATCCTCGTGCACAAGCGCGTCGACATCTCGGTCGCCGTCGCCGTCGCCGAGGGGCTCGTGACGCCCGTCGTGCGCGACGCGGACAAGAAGAGCCTCGTCGCCATCTCGACCGAGGTCCGCGAGCTCGCCGGGCGCGCGAAGGCGAAGAAGCTCAAGCCCGAGGAGATGGCGAACGGCACCTTCTCGATCTCGAACCTCGGCATGTTCGGCATCGACGAGTTCTCCGCCGTCATCAACCCGCCCGAGGGCGCGATCCTCGCCGTCGGTCAGGTGCGGCGCGAGCCCGTGGTCAAGGGCGACAGCGTGGTGCCCGGCCGGCGCATGGCGATGACGCTCTCGTGCGACCACCGCGTCGTCGACGGCGCCGTCGGCGCGACCTTCCTGAAGGCCCTGCGCGCGCTGCTCGAGCGGCCGATGCAGATCCTCGTCGGCTGA
- a CDS encoding pyruvate dehydrogenase complex E1 component subunit beta, whose amino-acid sequence MTAIRYREAVRAAMIEEMERDERVYLIGEEVGAYQGAYKVSEGMLERFGPKRVIDAPITESGFTGISIGAAMVGLRPIVEYMTWNFSAVAFDQILNNAAKIRQMSGGQFNIPIVLRAPNGSARQVGSQHSHAMEHFYTNVPGLKVIAPATPADAKGMIKAAIRDDDPVLVMESETLYNIKGEVSDDPEQLVPFGKARVAREGKDASIIAYGRPVHVALEAAATLEKEGIDVEVIDLRSLRPLDQDALVQTVKKTHRAVLAYEGWPYGGVGGEIVDRIQRLAFDELDAPILRVCFRDVPMPYNAKLEQYVLPQPDRIAAAVREVLYR is encoded by the coding sequence ATGACCGCCATTCGCTACAGGGAGGCGGTGCGCGCCGCCATGATCGAGGAGATGGAGCGCGACGAGCGCGTCTATCTCATCGGCGAAGAGGTGGGCGCCTACCAGGGCGCCTACAAGGTCAGCGAGGGCATGCTCGAACGCTTCGGGCCGAAGCGCGTCATCGACGCGCCGATCACCGAGAGCGGCTTCACGGGCATCTCGATCGGCGCCGCGATGGTCGGTCTCCGGCCGATCGTCGAGTACATGACCTGGAACTTCTCGGCCGTCGCGTTCGACCAGATCCTGAACAACGCGGCCAAGATCCGGCAGATGTCGGGCGGCCAGTTCAACATCCCGATCGTGCTGCGCGCGCCGAACGGATCGGCGCGGCAGGTAGGCTCGCAGCACTCGCACGCGATGGAGCACTTCTACACGAACGTGCCGGGCCTCAAGGTCATCGCGCCCGCGACCCCCGCGGACGCGAAGGGCATGATCAAGGCGGCCATCCGCGACGACGACCCGGTGCTCGTGATGGAGAGCGAGACGCTCTACAACATCAAGGGCGAGGTCTCCGACGATCCCGAGCAGCTCGTGCCGTTCGGCAAGGCGCGCGTCGCGCGCGAGGGCAAGGACGCGTCGATCATCGCCTACGGCCGCCCCGTGCACGTGGCGCTCGAGGCGGCGGCGACGCTCGAGAAGGAGGGCATCGACGTGGAGGTCATCGACCTGCGATCGCTGCGCCCGCTCGATCAGGACGCGCTCGTGCAGACGGTGAAGAAGACGCACCGCGCGGTGCTTGCGTACGAGGGATGGCCCTACGGCGGCGTCGGCGGCGAGATCGTCGATCGCATCCAGCGGCTCGCCTTCGACGAGCTCGACGCGCCGATCCTGCGCGTCTGCTTCCGCGACGTGCCCATGCCGTACAACGCGAAGCTCGAGCAGTACGTGCTCCCCCAGCCCGACCGGATCGCCGCCGCAGTGCGGGAAGTGCTCTACCGGTAG